In the Desulfomicrobium escambiense DSM 10707 genome, one interval contains:
- a CDS encoding ATP synthase subunit I encodes MAAQQVYFLFAAVPALALGSRGVDFAAGVVLGTLNFLALARLIQELVYVRKGAVAVQMFSFYGRLALTALAIYVLVVMNGSSVVWLLIGFSTVLINILLWGMSQILGKTSKEA; translated from the coding sequence ATGGCGGCTCAGCAGGTATACTTCCTTTTCGCGGCGGTGCCGGCGCTGGCGCTGGGTTCCCGTGGGGTGGACTTCGCCGCGGGGGTAGTGCTGGGGACGTTGAACTTTCTGGCCTTGGCCCGGTTGATCCAGGAGTTGGTATACGTCCGCAAGGGCGCGGTGGCGGTCCAGATGTTCAGCTTCTACGGACGTCTCGCCCTGACGGCCCTGGCCATCTACGTCCTGGTTGTCATGAACGGCTCCTCGGTAGTTTGGTTGCTGATCGGTTTTTCAACCGTTCTGATAAATATTTTGCTTTGGGGAATGTCACAAATTTTGGGGAAAACTTCTAAGGAGGCGTAA
- a CDS encoding AtpZ/AtpI family protein — MFFGKKKNKHFQSLGLASMMGIHLVSGVIVGMAMGYYLDRFFDTKPWLTLLFLIFGIIAGYRNMFREMGRIQRKEAEADAPDVDEKD; from the coding sequence ATGTTTTTCGGTAAGAAAAAAAATAAGCATTTCCAGTCATTGGGTCTAGCTTCCATGATGGGGATCCACCTCGTGTCCGGCGTGATCGTTGGCATGGCGATGGGATACTATCTGGACAGGTTTTTTGACACGAAGCCTTGGCTGACACTCCTTTTCCTGATTTTCGGCATCATCGCCGGCTACAGGAACATGTTCCGGGAAATGGGGCGTATCCAGAGAAAGGAAGCGGAAGCCGATGCTCCGGACGTTGACGAAAAGGATTGA
- a CDS encoding Lon protease family protein, with protein MKNTAELKVRQLAIEPNPRRILRGSDIRNDVNPVCLFQNRARKALEMALSIPGLEYNIYVAGEPGLGRTYLVENFLLPQARTAPTPPDLVYLNNFENPDKPVLVSLAAGQGKIFKDYMQRMVKRLRRDLPRHFEQATYLRLQNKLFTKLAVVRDDLMDKMEEAAQRKGFSLNIDEAGAVSLTPLLDGKVLSSEDFERLDSSRKKVIKDQSSSVLNTIADLSRQVNRSEQEFRAKELQLAQEHAAGLVDRLLGPIRKKFSENKTLKVYFDAFKEDVLENLSHYQGRPEREQRSPSDQQGENISESYFQRYDVNLFVDNSTLTGAPVVKEINPGFFNLLGCIERETEWGTYYTDFSLIRAGAVHRANGGFLILRVEDLLAHPVAWEGLLRCLRNRHSNLDDPTDHYDILRTRTISPDPIPLSLKVILIGDDETYELLYMHDERFRKIFKIKAHIQDTVERTAESITGYAQTLDRAARESGLRGFTKDAYAELVDYSTRMAEDRERLSLHFSHLREIMIEANAIAAGQDRKTIDAPIVKQALDEREYRTNLYQEEFLREYDRKSIKVRTQGEGVGVANGLSVTQVGDYVMGLPHQISCTVGVGHGGIMDLEREAELGGPIHTKGMMILKSYFVNLFARNKPIVLTGSLCFEQSYAHVDGDSASGAELAALLSALSGVPIRLDLAFTGAVSQSGAIMAVGGVTHKVEGFFEVCRRRGLTGQQGVLLPRDNIVHLVLRENVLQAVRDGQFHIHPVSTIEEAMEILTGMRAGTRLKDGRFSPKSLYVAVDERLSELAVLADKKCAMPRRKAAKKPGA; from the coding sequence ATGAAAAACACCGCCGAACTCAAAGTCCGCCAACTCGCCATAGAGCCCAACCCGCGAAGAATCCTGCGTGGCTCCGACATCCGCAACGACGTCAATCCCGTCTGCCTCTTCCAGAACAGGGCCCGCAAGGCCCTGGAGATGGCCCTGTCCATCCCGGGCCTGGAGTACAACATATATGTCGCCGGTGAACCGGGACTCGGGCGGACCTACCTCGTCGAGAACTTTCTCCTGCCGCAGGCCCGCACCGCTCCCACGCCGCCCGACCTGGTCTACCTGAACAACTTCGAGAACCCGGACAAGCCGGTTCTGGTCAGCCTGGCCGCCGGCCAGGGCAAGATATTCAAGGATTACATGCAGCGCATGGTCAAGCGGCTGCGCCGCGACCTGCCCCGCCATTTCGAACAGGCCACCTATCTGCGCCTGCAGAACAAGCTGTTCACGAAGCTTGCCGTCGTGCGCGACGACCTGATGGACAAGATGGAGGAGGCTGCCCAGCGGAAAGGGTTCAGCCTGAACATCGACGAGGCGGGCGCCGTCTCCCTGACTCCTCTCTTGGACGGCAAGGTTCTCAGCTCCGAGGACTTCGAGCGCCTTGATTCCTCCCGCAAGAAAGTCATCAAGGACCAGAGCAGTTCCGTCCTGAACACCATCGCCGACCTTTCGCGCCAGGTGAACCGCAGCGAGCAGGAGTTCCGGGCCAAGGAACTGCAGCTGGCCCAGGAACATGCCGCGGGCCTGGTGGACCGCCTGCTCGGCCCCATCCGCAAGAAATTCTCCGAGAACAAGACCCTGAAGGTCTACTTCGACGCATTCAAGGAAGACGTGCTCGAAAACCTGTCGCACTATCAGGGGCGCCCGGAACGCGAACAGCGCTCCCCGTCGGACCAGCAGGGCGAAAACATTTCAGAATCCTACTTCCAGCGCTACGACGTCAACCTCTTCGTGGACAACTCCACCCTGACCGGCGCGCCCGTGGTCAAGGAGATCAACCCGGGATTCTTCAACCTCCTCGGCTGCATCGAACGCGAAACCGAATGGGGCACCTACTACACGGACTTCTCCCTCATCCGGGCCGGCGCCGTGCACCGCGCCAACGGGGGGTTTCTCATCCTACGCGTGGAGGACCTCCTGGCCCATCCTGTCGCCTGGGAAGGGCTGCTCCGCTGCCTGCGCAACCGGCACTCGAACCTGGACGACCCCACGGACCATTACGACATCCTGCGGACCAGGACCATCAGCCCGGACCCCATCCCGCTCTCCCTCAAGGTCATCCTCATCGGCGACGACGAGACCTACGAACTGCTGTACATGCACGACGAGCGGTTCCGGAAGATATTCAAAATCAAGGCCCACATCCAGGACACCGTGGAACGCACGGCCGAGTCCATCACGGGCTACGCCCAGACCCTGGACCGCGCCGCCCGAGAAAGCGGCCTGCGCGGCTTCACCAAGGACGCCTACGCGGAACTGGTGGACTACTCCACGCGCATGGCCGAAGACCGTGAACGCCTCTCGCTGCACTTCTCGCACCTGCGGGAGATCATGATCGAGGCCAACGCCATCGCCGCGGGCCAGGACAGGAAGACCATCGACGCCCCCATCGTCAAGCAGGCCCTGGACGAACGCGAATACCGCACCAATCTCTACCAGGAGGAGTTCCTGCGCGAGTACGACCGCAAGTCCATCAAGGTCCGGACTCAGGGCGAAGGGGTCGGCGTGGCCAACGGCCTGTCCGTGACCCAGGTCGGCGACTACGTCATGGGCCTGCCGCACCAGATCTCCTGCACCGTGGGCGTCGGCCACGGCGGCATCATGGACCTCGAACGCGAGGCGGAACTCGGGGGGCCCATCCATACCAAGGGCATGATGATCCTCAAGAGCTACTTCGTGAATCTTTTCGCCCGCAACAAACCCATCGTGCTCACCGGAAGCCTGTGCTTCGAGCAGAGCTACGCCCACGTGGACGGGGACTCGGCTTCGGGCGCCGAACTGGCCGCCCTCCTCTCGGCCCTCTCGGGGGTGCCCATCCGCCTGGACCTCGCCTTCACCGGGGCCGTGTCCCAGTCCGGGGCCATCATGGCCGTGGGCGGGGTGACGCACAAGGTGGAGGGGTTCTTCGAAGTCTGCCGCCGACGCGGGCTGACGGGACAACAGGGCGTCCTGCTGCCCAGGGACAACATCGTTCACCTGGTCCTGCGTGAAAACGTCCTGCAGGCCGTCAGGGACGGACAGTTCCACATCCACCCCGTGAGCACCATCGAGGAGGCCATGGAGATTCTGACGGGCATGCGCGCGGGCACGCGCCTCAAGGACGGCCGGTTCTCGCCGAAGTCCCTGTATGTCGCCGTGGACGAAAGGCTGTCCGAGCTGGCGGTCCTGGCCGACAAGAAATGCGCCATGCCCAGGCGCAAGGCCGCAAAAAAGCCCGGGGCCTGA
- a CDS encoding TolC family protein, translating to MRISRICAFLVAALFLAVQTAAADTMTMKDAVAAGLSHNPSILAAREALMAADYAVRSSKAAFGPALSTQYGYTRLDERPMSYGRTVGTLDNWELAFNVHQPLFTGFNLLTTYEKSLLQKEQAASQIDNAELQLTVAIQDAFLRLLQARENVRSAEDSLVRLRSQLKVNTAFYEVGLRPKLDMLQAQVDVATAEQLLLAAQNSVDTLSAQLNTLIGRDASAEVEYVGALEYFPVNLSLEDCLERALKNRPDLTIARQTVMVAEKDAKLAAVPYYPQVGADFNYVRAGENPAVNGGDYHTPSEWNAQVGMKWTFFEWGKTYYAEKGAKKNVSRVMQEYQNLENEATFAVKESFLQIKETEKRIAAAKEGLVAAKESYRMAVARYEAQVGTNTDVLDAQASQTQAEASLNGAMSAYERAVAGLYGAMGEKNAELLPR from the coding sequence ATGAGAATATCACGGATCTGCGCATTTCTCGTCGCCGCATTGTTCCTGGCCGTGCAGACGGCTGCGGCTGACACCATGACCATGAAGGACGCGGTGGCGGCTGGGCTCAGCCACAACCCATCCATCCTCGCTGCGCGGGAAGCCCTCATGGCCGCCGATTACGCGGTGAGGTCGTCCAAGGCGGCCTTCGGACCCGCGCTCAGCACGCAGTACGGCTACACGCGCCTTGACGAGCGCCCGATGTCCTACGGCCGGACCGTGGGAACCCTGGACAACTGGGAACTGGCCTTCAACGTACACCAGCCCCTCTTCACCGGCTTCAACCTGCTGACGACCTATGAGAAGTCCCTGCTGCAAAAGGAGCAGGCCGCGTCGCAGATCGACAACGCCGAACTGCAGCTGACCGTGGCCATCCAGGACGCGTTTCTGCGGCTGCTGCAGGCGCGGGAGAACGTGCGTTCCGCCGAGGACTCGCTGGTTCGCCTGCGTTCGCAGTTGAAGGTCAATACCGCCTTCTACGAAGTGGGGCTGCGTCCGAAGCTCGACATGCTGCAGGCCCAGGTGGACGTGGCCACGGCCGAGCAGTTGCTGTTGGCCGCCCAGAACAGCGTCGACACCCTCTCGGCGCAGCTCAACACCCTGATCGGTCGGGACGCCAGCGCGGAGGTGGAGTATGTCGGTGCGCTGGAATATTTTCCCGTGAACCTGAGCCTTGAGGATTGCCTTGAGCGGGCGCTGAAGAACAGGCCGGATCTGACCATCGCCCGTCAAACCGTCATGGTGGCCGAGAAGGATGCCAAGCTTGCGGCCGTGCCGTACTACCCGCAAGTCGGGGCCGACTTCAACTATGTCCGGGCCGGCGAGAACCCTGCTGTCAACGGCGGGGACTATCACACGCCCAGCGAGTGGAACGCGCAGGTCGGCATGAAGTGGACGTTTTTCGAGTGGGGCAAGACCTACTACGCGGAAAAGGGCGCGAAGAAGAACGTGTCCCGGGTCATGCAGGAATATCAGAATTTGGAGAACGAGGCGACGTTTGCGGTCAAGGAGAGCTTCCTGCAGATCAAGGAGACGGAGAAGCGCATCGCCGCCGCCAAGGAGGGTCTTGTGGCCGCCAAGGAGAGCTATCGCATGGCTGTGGCCCGGTACGAGGCCCAGGTCGGTACGAACACGGACGTTCTCGACGCCCAGGCGTCACAGACCCAGGCGGAAGCGAGCCTGAACGGGGCCATGTCCGCCTACGAGCGGGCCGTGGCCGGCCTGTACGGCGCCATGGGCGAGAAGAACGCCGAGCTGCTGCCCCGGTAA
- a CDS encoding GAK system CofD-like protein, whose protein sequence is MTTPATPIVRELRIPDPERLASALRAPDLGPRILFFTGGTALTDTSRALVAYTRNSVHLVTPFDSGGSSAALRRHFGMPAVGDLRNRLMALADRTRHEFAEIYDLFAHRLPKNAPQAQLWAELETLMHGSHPLIAKVSDPLRKTVQHHLQVFQRAAGPQFDLRGACIGNLFLTAGYLENGRNPDPIVGTFSNLVHAHGQARLLLDSNLQLRALLEDGRYVIGQHLITGKETKPLNSAIAELCLVDPARDNAPVRPPIRGEIRACIGGADLICYPIGSFYSSLVANLLPAGVGAAISRTPCPKVFVPNTLPDPEAIGLSLADQVRTLLRHLQADAPNAIAVGDVLDAILLDPCITYRGAENLERELATLGLRIIKTPLTVRETGAIDPHLLCQTLISLA, encoded by the coding sequence ATGACCACACCCGCAACCCCCATCGTCCGGGAACTCCGAATCCCGGACCCGGAACGCCTCGCCAGCGCCCTGCGCGCCCCGGACCTCGGCCCCCGCATCCTCTTCTTCACCGGCGGCACGGCGCTCACCGATACAAGCCGGGCGCTGGTCGCGTACACCCGCAATTCCGTCCACCTTGTCACCCCCTTCGACTCCGGTGGCAGCTCGGCGGCCCTGCGCCGACACTTCGGGATGCCGGCCGTGGGCGATCTGCGCAACCGGCTCATGGCTCTGGCCGACCGCACCCGGCACGAGTTTGCGGAAATCTACGACCTCTTCGCTCACCGGTTGCCCAAGAACGCACCCCAGGCACAGCTCTGGGCCGAGCTGGAAACCCTGATGCACGGAAGTCACCCGCTCATCGCCAAGGTTTCGGACCCGTTGCGGAAAACCGTGCAACACCACCTGCAGGTCTTCCAGCGGGCGGCCGGCCCGCAATTCGACCTTCGCGGCGCCTGCATCGGCAACCTTTTCCTCACTGCCGGCTACCTGGAGAACGGGCGGAACCCCGATCCCATCGTCGGCACCTTCTCCAATCTCGTGCACGCGCATGGCCAGGCAAGACTGCTGCTCGACTCGAATCTGCAACTGCGGGCCCTGCTTGAAGACGGCAGGTACGTCATCGGGCAACACCTCATCACCGGCAAGGAAACAAAGCCGTTGAACAGCGCCATAGCCGAACTGTGCCTCGTGGACCCGGCCAGGGACAACGCTCCCGTCCGCCCGCCGATCCGCGGGGAAATCCGGGCCTGCATCGGCGGCGCCGACCTCATCTGCTACCCCATCGGCAGCTTCTACAGCTCCCTCGTCGCCAACCTGCTCCCAGCGGGAGTGGGCGCGGCCATAAGCAGGACGCCCTGCCCCAAGGTCTTCGTTCCCAACACCTTGCCCGATCCGGAAGCGATCGGACTGTCCCTGGCGGACCAGGTCCGCACCCTGCTCCGCCACCTGCAGGCCGACGCCCCGAACGCCATCGCCGTTGGCGACGTCCTCGACGCCATCCTGCTCGACCCATGCATCACCTATCGCGGCGCCGAGAATCTGGAACGCGAACTGGCAACCCTGGGCCTGAGAATCATCAAGACGCCACTGACGGTCCGCGAAACAGGCGCCATCGACCCCCATCTGCTCTGCCAGACCCTGATCTCCCTGGCATAA
- a CDS encoding HAD-IIB family hydrolase has translation MRDAEIFARDLRPVFGLEAGHGALLERSALLHDIGYAPALRRFGYHPLDGALFLDGQGEHPWVVEGVLRHSQADRKTERFPGVTEEYALRPPISEADWLVRAVTVADWRAAGVGGRVSFARRFQDIAVRNPHNPDKVRRAGIMVGEVRDWFLGQAEAMGLERPLPWVFCDVDNTLIRPGDGLSDAARAAVGSYRQAGGEFSLATGKHPLSIQPLVRELGLASDQIAANGTCLLGAGGVTVLDHLGEAAERLRAVLEGMGLIIAVYREDGIEPGRMWDGALDEVFDRYAEIRPVRTPLSGRVLKILCITDGDDLRREAELRRLAAEAGVDCCRSDRHFLEFLPRSGNKGLAVRAVLEGRNWPVLHSIAIGDTENDEPMFAMCGACAAVVGATEGARLGADWTIGPCEADGVARFLDHLRAGGGWRALRSDMTL, from the coding sequence ATGCGGGACGCAGAAATCTTTGCCCGCGACCTACGGCCCGTCTTCGGCTTGGAGGCCGGGCACGGCGCCCTGCTCGAACGTTCCGCCTTGCTGCACGATATCGGCTATGCGCCGGCCTTGCGCCGTTTCGGCTATCATCCCCTGGACGGGGCCCTTTTTTTGGACGGGCAGGGGGAGCACCCCTGGGTCGTGGAGGGCGTGCTGCGCCACTCCCAGGCGGACAGGAAGACCGAAAGGTTTCCGGGCGTGACCGAGGAATACGCTCTCCGGCCGCCGATTTCCGAGGCCGACTGGCTGGTGCGCGCCGTGACCGTGGCTGACTGGCGCGCAGCCGGGGTCGGGGGCCGGGTGTCCTTTGCCAGGCGGTTCCAGGACATCGCTGTGCGCAACCCGCATAACCCGGACAAGGTCCGTCGGGCCGGGATCATGGTCGGGGAGGTTCGTGACTGGTTTCTGGGGCAGGCCGAGGCTATGGGATTGGAGCGCCCGCTACCGTGGGTCTTCTGCGACGTGGACAACACGCTCATCCGGCCGGGCGACGGCCTCTCGGATGCCGCCAGGGCCGCTGTCGGCTCGTACCGGCAGGCCGGCGGGGAGTTTTCCCTGGCCACAGGCAAGCACCCGCTGAGCATCCAACCGCTGGTCCGGGAACTCGGGCTTGCCTCGGATCAGATCGCGGCCAATGGAACCTGCCTGCTGGGCGCTGGCGGGGTGACGGTCCTGGATCATCTCGGTGAGGCGGCCGAGCGCCTGCGCGCAGTTCTTGAAGGCATGGGGCTGATCATCGCCGTCTACCGCGAGGACGGCATCGAACCCGGCCGCATGTGGGACGGCGCCCTGGACGAGGTCTTCGACCGCTACGCGGAAATCCGGCCCGTGCGCACGCCCTTGTCTGGCCGGGTTCTCAAGATCCTCTGCATCACGGACGGCGATGACCTGCGACGGGAGGCGGAACTTCGGCGACTGGCGGCCGAGGCGGGTGTGGATTGCTGCCGCAGCGACAGGCATTTTTTGGAGTTTCTCCCCCGGTCCGGAAACAAGGGACTGGCAGTGCGCGCGGTCCTGGAGGGCCGGAACTGGCCGGTCCTGCATTCCATCGCCATCGGCGACACGGAAAACGACGAGCCCATGTTCGCCATGTGCGGCGCCTGCGCAGCCGTGGTCGGTGCCACCGAGGGCGCAAGGCTCGGCGCGGACTGGACCATCGGGCCCTGCGAAGCCGACGGCGTCGCCAGGTTCCTCGACCACCTGCGCGCTGGCGGCGGGTGGAGGGCGTTGCGCTCGGATATGACGCTGTAG
- a CDS encoding 2-amino-3,7-dideoxy-D-threo-hept-6-ulosonate synthase → MNIGKSVRLERIFNRNTGRSIIVPLDHGTTVGPIAGLVDLRDTVNKVAEGGANAVLMHKGLPRCAHRGHGRDVGLIIHLSASTTLSPFPNAKILVSSVEDGIKLGADAVSVHLNLGDESERDMLRDMGEVASKCNEWGMPLLAMIYARGPKVKSEWDPATVAHCARLGEELGADVIKVVYTGDVDSFARVTEGCCVPVVIAGGPRMDSPRDILQMAHDSIVAGGAGLSMGRNIFQADDPTRLVQALHAVVHMDYSVDQALALLEEPKI, encoded by the coding sequence ATGAACATCGGCAAAAGCGTACGACTGGAACGCATCTTCAACCGCAACACCGGGCGTAGCATCATCGTGCCCCTGGACCACGGGACCACCGTCGGCCCCATCGCCGGCCTGGTGGACCTGCGCGACACGGTCAACAAGGTCGCCGAAGGCGGCGCCAACGCGGTCCTGATGCACAAGGGCCTGCCCCGCTGCGCCCACCGCGGCCACGGCCGCGACGTGGGCCTCATCATCCACCTCTCGGCCAGCACGACCCTTTCCCCCTTCCCCAACGCCAAGATCCTGGTCAGTTCCGTGGAGGACGGCATCAAGCTCGGCGCCGACGCCGTGTCCGTGCACCTGAACCTGGGCGACGAGTCCGAGCGGGACATGCTGCGCGACATGGGCGAGGTGGCCTCCAAGTGCAACGAATGGGGCATGCCGCTTCTGGCCATGATCTACGCCCGCGGCCCCAAGGTGAAGTCCGAATGGGACCCGGCCACGGTGGCCCACTGCGCCCGCCTCGGCGAGGAACTCGGCGCCGACGTGATCAAGGTCGTGTACACCGGCGACGTGGATTCCTTCGCCCGGGTGACCGAGGGCTGCTGCGTGCCCGTGGTCATCGCCGGCGGCCCGCGCATGGACTCCCCCCGCGACATCCTGCAGATGGCCCACGACTCCATCGTCGCCGGCGGCGCAGGCCTGTCCATGGGCCGCAACATCTTCCAGGCCGACGACCCGACCCGTCTGGTGCAGGCCCTGCACGCCGTGGTACACATGGACTACAGCGTCGACCAGGCCCTGGCCCTGCTCGAAGAACCCAAAATCTAA
- a CDS encoding 3-dehydroquinate synthase II family protein: MKNVLFCAVPFDKGEVTLALESGVDAVITDREHVAAVQALSKTPVLAAEDQPYVRLDSKADEEEAVRLLAQGRDVILREGWEIIPVENILAQSDRLAVEASSLERARLAAGILERGVKTVVVLPSAAADLKTIVRELKLSQGTMELEAATITAVTSAGLGHRVCVDTMSLLKTGQGMLVGNSSAFTFLVNAETESNPYVAPRPFRINAGAVHAYAVMPGDRTTYLDELKTGSEVLVVGADGSTTLATVGRCKVEIRPMLLIEAECGGRKGTVFLQNAETIRMVRDDGRPVSVVDLQAGDKVLCRTDQAGRHFGMRITEEISE; encoded by the coding sequence ATGAAAAACGTACTCTTCTGCGCCGTGCCCTTCGACAAGGGCGAAGTCACCCTGGCCCTGGAGTCCGGCGTCGACGCCGTCATCACGGACCGCGAACACGTCGCCGCCGTGCAGGCCCTGAGCAAGACCCCGGTCCTGGCAGCCGAAGACCAGCCCTACGTCCGACTCGACAGCAAGGCCGACGAGGAGGAGGCCGTGCGCCTTCTCGCCCAGGGCCGGGACGTCATCCTGCGCGAAGGCTGGGAGATCATCCCCGTGGAGAACATCCTGGCCCAATCCGACCGTCTGGCCGTGGAGGCGTCGAGCCTGGAGCGGGCGCGCCTGGCGGCGGGCATTCTCGAACGCGGCGTCAAAACAGTGGTCGTCCTGCCCTCGGCCGCCGCCGACCTCAAGACCATCGTCCGCGAACTCAAACTGAGCCAGGGAACCATGGAACTGGAAGCCGCCACCATCACCGCCGTGACCTCGGCTGGCCTGGGCCACCGCGTCTGCGTCGACACCATGAGCCTTTTGAAAACCGGCCAGGGCATGTTGGTGGGCAACTCCAGCGCCTTCACCTTCCTGGTCAACGCCGAGACCGAGTCCAACCCCTACGTGGCCCCACGCCCCTTCCGCATCAACGCCGGCGCCGTGCACGCCTACGCCGTCATGCCCGGGGACCGCACCACCTATCTCGACGAGCTGAAAACCGGCTCCGAAGTCCTCGTCGTCGGCGCCGACGGCTCCACCACCCTGGCCACCGTGGGCCGCTGCAAGGTCGAGATCCGGCCCATGCTGCTCATCGAAGCCGAGTGCGGAGGACGCAAGGGCACCGTCTTCCTGCAGAACGCCGAAACCATCCGCATGGTCCGCGACGACGGACGCCCCGTCAGCGTGGTGGACCTTCAGGCCGGGGACAAGGTGCTCTGCCGCACGGACCAGGCCGGACGGCACTTCGGCATGCGCATCACCGAGGAGATCAGCGAATGA
- the pheA gene encoding prephenate dehydratase produces the protein MTSATQRLTEIREQIDALDEKLLDLLNKRAGLSREVGQIKSDSLDVVFKPFREKEVLNRLLAMSPGVLPEDHLRAIYREILSSSRRLQQPQTVAYLGPEGTFTHLAGLEYLGRSMDFTPCPTLHDVFLTVASRKADLGVIPLENSLQGSVGQSLDLFLQYNVYIHAELFSRISHALLATRTDLAAIRTVYSHPQALAQCSEWLRTNVPQAAVVPVESTAAAAARAEREGEGAAAIGHPRLVERYGLKAVALDIQDLPDNWTRFLVIGPTPTVGSSRDKTSLLFTTPDRPGALAAILNHLADQGLNLTKLESRPLKGEKWKYVFFMDVECDLSQEQYENTMKHLTSLCHTMRVLGSYPTGPHLYGAGMPQEQS, from the coding sequence ATGACCTCCGCCACGCAGCGCCTGACCGAGATCCGCGAACAGATCGACGCCCTGGACGAGAAGCTCCTCGACCTGCTGAACAAGCGCGCGGGCCTGAGCCGCGAGGTGGGCCAGATCAAGTCCGACTCCCTGGACGTGGTCTTCAAACCCTTCCGGGAGAAGGAGGTCTTGAACCGCCTCCTGGCCATGAGCCCCGGCGTCCTGCCCGAAGACCACCTGCGCGCCATCTACCGCGAGATCCTGTCCTCGTCGCGCCGCCTACAGCAACCCCAGACCGTGGCCTACCTCGGGCCCGAGGGCACCTTCACGCATCTGGCGGGCCTGGAGTACCTGGGCCGGTCCATGGATTTCACGCCCTGCCCGACCCTGCACGACGTGTTCCTGACCGTGGCTTCGCGCAAGGCCGACTTGGGCGTCATTCCGCTCGAAAACTCCCTGCAGGGCAGCGTCGGCCAAAGCCTGGACCTCTTCCTGCAGTACAACGTCTACATCCACGCCGAACTCTTCAGCCGCATCAGCCACGCCCTGCTGGCCACTCGCACGGACCTGGCCGCCATCCGCACGGTCTACTCCCACCCCCAGGCCCTGGCCCAGTGTTCGGAGTGGCTCAGGACCAACGTGCCCCAGGCCGCCGTGGTCCCGGTGGAGAGCACCGCCGCCGCGGCCGCCCGCGCCGAGCGCGAGGGCGAGGGCGCGGCCGCCATCGGCCACCCGCGCCTGGTGGAGCGCTACGGGCTCAAGGCCGTGGCCCTGGACATCCAGGACCTGCCCGACAACTGGACGCGATTTTTGGTCATCGGCCCCACGCCCACGGTCGGCAGCAGCCGCGACAAGACGTCGCTGCTTTTCACCACGCCCGACCGACCCGGCGCCCTGGCCGCCATCCTGAACCACCTGGCCGACCAGGGGCTCAACCTGACCAAGCTGGAGTCGCGGCCGCTCAAAGGCGAAAAGTGGAAGTACGTCTTCTTCATGGACGTGGAGTGCGACCTGTCCCAAGAGCAGTACGAGAACACCATGAAGCACCTGACCAGCCTCTGCCACACCATGCGCGTGCTGGGCAGCTACCCCACGGGCCCGCACCTCTACGGCGCAGGCATGCCTCAGGAACAGTCATGA